Proteins from a genomic interval of Vicia villosa cultivar HV-30 ecotype Madison, WI unplaced genomic scaffold, Vvil1.0 ctg.000287F_1_1, whole genome shotgun sequence:
- the LOC131626442 gene encoding secreted RxLR effector protein 161-like → MDDANPVGTLMECGSKLSKHENAEIVDPTLYKSLVVNLRYLTCTRPDILYFVGVISRYMEAPTITYFKVAKRILRYIKGTINFGLHYYSSNNYEIVGYSDSDWSGDLDDRKSTIDFVLFMGDTTFTWMS, encoded by the coding sequence ATGGATGACGCCAATCCAGTTGGAACCCTGATGGAATGTGGAAGCAAGTTGAGCAAGCATGAAAATGCAGAGATTGTGGATCCAACTCTTTACAAAAGTTTGGTTGTAAATTTACGTTACTTGACATGTACAAGGCCGGATATTCTCTATTTCGTAGGAGTAATAAGTCGCTACATGGAAGCTCCAACAATAACTTACTTCAAGGTGGCAAAGAGAATCCTTCGATACATCAAAGGTACAATAAACTTTGGCTTGCACTATTACTCTTCTAATAATTATGAGATTGTTGGCTATAGTGATAGCGATTGGAGTGGAGACTTAGATGATAGAAAGAGCACTATTGATTTTGTGTTATTTATGGGAGATACTACTTTCACTTGGATGTCATAG